A single genomic interval of Chryseobacterium paludis harbors:
- a CDS encoding LytR/AlgR family response regulator transcription factor, with protein MTHSASKKYNCIIVEDEPIAAEILENFVSQDKELNLVGKCSDAVYASSLLSIHDVDLMFLDLNLPVIKGFDFLKKLKNPPFVIVTTAYHQYAVEGYELDVTDYLMKPIPYSRFLTAIGKFKHLMEAEEALLEIADRDFIFINSGKRQIKITLLDIFYIESLREYINIHTKAETFTFKMPISKIEESLNPKMFVRIHKSYIVSKSKVEVKSANMMQINGKKLPIGRTYKPSIEF; from the coding sequence ATGACACACTCAGCATCTAAAAAATACAACTGCATTATTGTAGAAGACGAACCTATTGCAGCAGAAATTCTTGAAAACTTTGTTTCTCAGGATAAAGAACTGAATCTTGTAGGAAAATGCTCTGATGCCGTTTATGCCAGCAGCCTTTTAAGCATCCACGATGTAGATCTTATGTTTTTGGATCTTAATCTTCCGGTGATAAAAGGATTTGATTTTCTGAAAAAATTAAAAAATCCGCCGTTTGTTATTGTTACCACAGCTTATCATCAGTATGCTGTAGAAGGATATGAACTCGATGTTACGGATTACCTGATGAAACCTATTCCTTATAGCCGGTTTCTTACAGCGATTGGAAAATTTAAACATTTAATGGAAGCCGAAGAGGCATTACTAGAAATTGCAGATCGTGATTTCATTTTCATCAACAGTGGAAAAAGGCAGATAAAAATAACTTTATTAGATATCTTTTATATTGAAAGCTTAAGAGAATATATTAATATTCATACAAAGGCAGAGACTTTTACCTTCAAAATGCCGATCAGCAAAATAGAAGAAAGTTTAAATCCGAAAATGTTCGTCCGTATTCACAAGTCTTACATTGTTTCTAAATCTAAAGTAGAAGTAAAGTCGGCGAACATGATGCAGATTAACGGCAAGAAACTTCCTATTGGCAGAACGTACAAACCTTCCATAGAATTTTAA
- a CDS encoding DoxX family protein — protein sequence MKKNFYLRFALSVILLMHSVFSIVSGDVNNFGLHFLNTIGFSPLGLYLAWSVKLTHLLSVPLLWIDKYLKTVAVANISIFILGIIYVHWQNGWFVVGGGRNGVEFNFLLIFCFLNLMFPEVSFQNKKNR from the coding sequence ATGAAAAAGAACTTCTACCTCCGTTTTGCATTATCCGTTATTTTACTGATGCATAGTGTGTTTTCTATTGTTAGTGGAGACGTCAATAATTTTGGTCTCCACTTTCTTAATACGATAGGATTCAGTCCATTGGGACTTTACCTCGCCTGGTCAGTTAAGCTTACTCATCTTTTATCGGTTCCATTGCTTTGGATAGATAAATATTTAAAAACTGTGGCAGTCGCCAATATTTCAATTTTTATTCTTGGGATTATTTATGTCCACTGGCAGAATGGGTGGTTTGTAGTAGGTGGTGGAAGGAATGGGGTGGAATTTAATTTCCTGCTTATTTTCTGTTTTTTAAACCTTATGTTTCCTGAAGTTTCTTTCCAAAACAAAAAAAACAGGTAG
- a CDS encoding ArsR/SmtB family transcription factor: MGATKTDHFTDEQNKIAIIAKALGHPARVAIIEYLLKVDTCICGDIVNELPLAQATVSQHLKELKNAGLIKGNIEGTAICYCIDEKTFEILNEYFLKIISRVTTQKCC; this comes from the coding sequence ATGGGAGCAACGAAAACAGACCATTTTACAGATGAGCAAAATAAAATAGCAATTATCGCTAAGGCATTAGGGCATCCTGCCAGAGTAGCGATTATTGAATATCTGCTAAAAGTAGATACCTGTATTTGCGGAGATATTGTAAATGAACTTCCATTGGCTCAGGCTACGGTTTCGCAGCATCTAAAGGAGTTAAAAAATGCTGGTTTAATTAAAGGGAATATCGAGGGAACAGCAATTTGCTACTGCATTGATGAAAAGACTTTTGAAATCCTGAATGAATACTTTTTAAAAATAATCTCCAGGGTTACGACCCAAAAATGCTGCTAA
- a CDS encoding DUF6428 family protein, whose amino-acid sequence MKLSEIKKILPTLNNVEFQLESGNFVPEHFHVTEIGTITKHFIDCGGIIRSEKTISFQLWNANDFEHRLKPTKLINIIKLSEEKLDIEDHEIEVEYQDVTIGKYDLDFNGKNFILKNKTTACLAQETCGIPTEKQKLNLSGLSSNSSTCKPESGCC is encoded by the coding sequence ATGAAATTATCTGAAATCAAAAAAATCTTACCAACATTAAATAACGTTGAGTTTCAACTGGAAAGTGGAAATTTTGTTCCTGAACACTTTCATGTTACAGAGATAGGAACAATAACAAAACATTTTATTGATTGTGGTGGAATCATTCGAAGCGAAAAAACCATCAGCTTCCAACTATGGAATGCCAACGACTTTGAACATCGCTTAAAGCCTACTAAACTTATAAACATTATCAAATTATCTGAGGAAAAATTAGATATTGAAGATCATGAAATAGAGGTAGAGTATCAAGATGTTACCATTGGAAAATATGATTTAGATTTTAATGGAAAAAATTTTATCCTTAAAAATAAAACGACAGCGTGTCTTGCTCAGGAGACCTGTGGTATTCCCACCGAAAAGCAAAAGCTTAATTTATCCGGTCTCTCTTCTAACTCCAGTACTTGTAAACCGGAATCAGGATGCTGCTAA
- a CDS encoding DUF3347 domain-containing protein encodes MKNIFLSIIAMTIIALALSSCKKSTNKTPDQTSETVELQLKENNKPTELTKTEAGKTVVEKDIKNFSIDPIIRDYLILKNALVADNDQAVAKAGKQLFTTLRNVNMKAIPADKHKEYMDIAEDAKENAEHIGNNAGKVDHQREHMASLSNDIADLIAAFGTTQKLYQDHCPMYNDGKGAIWISETKAIKNPYYGDKMLTCGSVKKEY; translated from the coding sequence ATGAAAAATATATTCTTATCAATCATTGCAATGACAATAATAGCTTTAGCGTTATCATCTTGTAAAAAATCAACAAATAAAACTCCTGATCAAACTTCCGAAACTGTAGAATTACAGTTAAAGGAAAATAATAAACCCACTGAATTAACCAAAACAGAAGCGGGAAAAACCGTTGTAGAAAAAGATATAAAAAACTTTTCTATTGATCCGATCATTAGGGACTATTTAATTCTAAAAAATGCACTAGTAGCTGATAATGATCAGGCTGTAGCTAAAGCCGGAAAGCAACTGTTTACAACTTTGAGGAATGTAAATATGAAGGCTATTCCCGCAGATAAACACAAAGAATATATGGATATCGCCGAAGACGCCAAAGAAAATGCCGAACACATCGGAAACAATGCCGGAAAGGTTGATCACCAGAGAGAACATATGGCATCATTAAGCAATGATATAGCTGATCTTATAGCGGCATTTGGAACCACACAAAAATTATATCAGGACCATTGTCCGATGTATAATGATGGCAAAGGTGCCATCTGGATCAGTGAGACAAAAGCAATTAAAAATCCTTATTACGGTGATAAGATGCTTACTTGTGGTTCCGTAAAAAAGGAATATTAA
- a CDS encoding SusC/RagA family TonB-linked outer membrane protein, whose translation MKYRLKLLSAGVAFFMGHDLLLSQEKQDTIKTQDIEGVVVTALGIKREKRSLGYSTQEVKGDDISKNPTTNFLNNLSGKVAGLEIKQSTNFGGSVNAVSRGYKSILGDNQALFVVDGVPIINRNINSTFQQNGGGGYDYGSPVSDINPNDIETVNVLKGAAATALYGSRAQNGAIIITTKKGKKNSKGIGLEYSGSFSVSTVDKSTFPEYQTQYGQGYLGNVFGMYQNKPIAPFYYDASYGAPYDPNLMVWQYDAFIPDSRNFGKTTPWVMAKNGPITFFDKAINQTNNIAFSGGDDRTTFRLSYSNTNATDILPNSSLMKNNFSGNASYKLMDNLTATIFANYITQSTKGRNATGYTDNLMGNFRQWWPTNIDIQYLKYLYETFDKNYTWNIKSPTNLSPAYWDNPYFTRYKNYQNDKRDRFAGNFSLNYDLSKNINILGRVGIDGYNMMIEERRAVGSVPAFFSFNTIEQPSGYAVTNLRFTETNYDLIATYKKNISEDFNIQALIGGNINVQSNYSNAQTTTGGLYIRDLYTISNSAATAAKPVITDTSKYIYGAFVQASLGYKNTYYLEGTFRRDQSSSLPKGKEAYYYPSLSASVVFSNWLKQKWLTFGKVRAAYAEVGSDTNADQLRNRFIVQSSFGNSPVYSYNTTLRNADLLPQKLKNLEVGTNMQFFKNRIGFDVAWFRNIAFDQILPLPISLSNGSGSKIQNTGELTTKGLEVSLNITPLKFSDFAWDMSLNWSNPITKVTALREGIENITIGALQGGISINAPLNEDYGSIWGSDYVYDPNGNRIIGRNGAYLHTDDTNHNFGSFQPDFFAGLNNSFTYKNFNLSFQIDWKKGGNIFSLDQYYAYGTGLHPDSVGLNDLGNPIRNTLANGGGVVLPGVMEDPNNPGHYIPNTIRLDRSISSQFLETDPPAAAFVYDASFIKLRQVSISYTFDKKFLGNTGIQSLSLGLVGSNLWIIHKNLPYADPEAGLSSGNIQGYQSGVMPSTKNFAFNLKVNF comes from the coding sequence ATGAAATATCGATTAAAGCTTCTAAGTGCGGGTGTTGCCTTTTTTATGGGTCACGATTTGCTTTTAAGTCAGGAAAAGCAGGACACCATTAAAACCCAGGATATAGAAGGTGTAGTGGTTACTGCCTTAGGAATAAAAAGAGAAAAAAGGTCTCTTGGATATTCGACACAAGAGGTAAAAGGCGATGATATCAGTAAGAATCCAACCACCAATTTCCTCAATAACCTTTCTGGAAAAGTAGCAGGTCTTGAGATCAAACAATCCACCAATTTTGGAGGCTCAGTAAATGCAGTATCACGAGGATACAAATCTATTCTGGGCGATAATCAGGCACTTTTTGTAGTTGATGGAGTTCCCATTATCAACAGGAATATCAATTCTACATTTCAGCAGAATGGTGGTGGGGGATATGATTACGGAAGTCCTGTATCCGATATCAATCCCAATGATATAGAAACTGTAAATGTACTGAAAGGTGCTGCAGCAACAGCTTTATATGGATCAAGAGCTCAGAATGGAGCTATTATTATTACCACAAAAAAAGGGAAGAAAAACTCGAAAGGTATAGGTCTTGAATACAGTGGAAGTTTTTCTGTTTCTACAGTTGATAAATCTACTTTCCCTGAATATCAGACACAATATGGACAAGGATATTTAGGAAACGTTTTTGGAATGTATCAAAATAAACCAATTGCACCTTTTTATTATGATGCTTCTTATGGAGCACCCTATGATCCCAATCTTATGGTCTGGCAATATGATGCATTCATACCTGATTCCCGTAATTTTGGTAAAACGACACCTTGGGTAATGGCTAAAAATGGACCGATAACATTCTTTGATAAAGCAATCAATCAAACGAATAATATTGCTTTCAGTGGTGGAGATGACCGGACAACATTCAGATTAAGTTATTCCAATACCAATGCTACAGATATTCTTCCCAATTCCTCTTTAATGAAAAATAATTTTAGTGGTAATGCATCCTACAAACTGATGGATAATCTTACGGCTACTATCTTCGCCAATTATATTACACAAAGTACAAAAGGAAGGAATGCAACGGGCTACACGGATAATCTTATGGGCAACTTTCGTCAATGGTGGCCTACAAATATTGACATTCAATACCTGAAATATTTGTATGAAACATTTGATAAAAATTACACCTGGAATATAAAATCTCCAACTAATTTGTCTCCTGCTTACTGGGACAATCCATATTTCACGCGATATAAAAACTATCAGAACGATAAAAGAGACCGTTTTGCAGGGAATTTCAGTCTTAACTATGATCTTTCTAAAAACATCAATATACTGGGCAGGGTAGGTATAGATGGATATAATATGATGATTGAAGAAAGAAGGGCTGTAGGTTCTGTTCCTGCATTTTTTAGCTTTAATACCATCGAGCAGCCATCAGGATATGCAGTTACCAATCTTCGTTTTACAGAAACCAATTATGACCTTATCGCTACCTATAAAAAGAACATTAGTGAGGATTTCAATATTCAGGCACTAATAGGTGGAAACATCAATGTTCAGTCCAATTATTCCAATGCCCAGACCACCACAGGTGGACTTTACATTCGTGATCTTTATACGATTTCCAATTCGGCGGCTACGGCAGCAAAACCAGTGATCACCGATACTTCAAAATATATTTATGGAGCTTTTGTTCAGGCTTCTTTGGGATATAAAAACACCTATTATCTTGAGGGAACTTTCAGGAGGGATCAGTCCAGTTCATTACCAAAAGGAAAAGAAGCTTATTATTATCCATCCCTTTCGGCAAGTGTGGTATTTTCTAATTGGCTGAAACAAAAATGGCTGACCTTTGGAAAGGTAAGAGCAGCCTATGCAGAAGTAGGTTCGGATACGAATGCTGATCAGTTGAGAAACAGGTTTATCGTACAATCTTCTTTTGGAAACAGCCCCGTTTATTCTTATAATACTACTTTAAGAAATGCTGACCTTCTTCCTCAAAAATTAAAAAACCTGGAGGTTGGAACCAATATGCAGTTTTTCAAAAACAGGATAGGCTTTGATGTTGCATGGTTCAGAAATATTGCATTTGATCAGATTCTACCACTTCCGATTTCTTTATCCAACGGATCGGGAAGTAAAATTCAGAATACAGGAGAGCTCACTACAAAAGGACTCGAGGTATCTTTAAATATAACTCCTTTAAAATTCAGTGATTTTGCCTGGGATATGTCGTTGAACTGGTCTAATCCCATAACTAAAGTTACTGCACTTCGGGAAGGTATTGAAAATATTACCATCGGAGCTTTACAGGGCGGTATATCTATTAATGCACCTCTTAATGAAGATTATGGAAGCATCTGGGGATCTGATTACGTTTATGATCCCAATGGAAACAGGATCATCGGAAGAAATGGAGCATATCTACATACCGACGATACCAATCACAATTTTGGAAGTTTCCAACCTGATTTTTTTGCAGGATTAAACAATTCTTTCACCTATAAAAACTTCAATTTAAGTTTTCAGATCGATTGGAAGAAGGGAGGCAATATATTTTCCCTGGATCAGTATTATGCTTATGGAACAGGACTACATCCTGACTCTGTAGGGCTGAATGATTTGGGAAATCCTATCAGAAATACCCTTGCTAATGGTGGAGGTGTAGTTTTACCCGGAGTAATGGAAGATCCCAATAATCCCGGACATTATATTCCTAATACAATTCGTCTTGATCGTTCTATTTCCAGTCAGTTTCTGGAAACAGATCCACCGGCGGCGGCATTTGTTTATGATGCCAGTTTTATAAAACTTCGCCAGGTATCAATTTCTTACACTTTTGACAAGAAATTTTTAGGCAATACCGGAATTCAGAGCCTTAGTCTGGGCTTAGTAGGGAGCAATCTTTGGATCATTCATAAAAATCTTCCTTATGCAGATCCTGAAGCAGGGCTTTCGTCAGGTAATATTCAGGGATATCAATCCGGAGTGATGCCATCTACAAAGAATTTTGCATTCAATCTGAAAGTTAATTTTTAA
- a CDS encoding SusD/RagB family nutrient-binding outer membrane lipoprotein, whose product MKNTIIISSLVLLLVSCTSDDVNMDPHATYNTIPETLITYAEKELSDYMTTPNVNENNFRLTMQYWQETTYVNESNYNFTARNVSNNVWGDNYVNVLNNLNKAKELIEQYQPVPSELNTWPAKKRNQLAIIDMLSVYTFQTLADTFGDIPYSQALNNNQYPLPVYDNDTEIYESLINRLKVDINNLEEGQGTFGQGDILYGGDIGKWKRFGNSLLLKLGISISDVNPSLAQSTINKAISGGVMISESQSCIFRYLAESPNFSPIFENVLNNNRDDFFGGKPFVDFLNATSDARVSKYFQDVDGIYIGQVIGLPGEFSSFSAPGIFAYKQETPGNLLTYTEVSFYLAEAAARFGIGGNPEVLYKNAVQASFLEWGFTTQDALDYLTDNPYNAANWKKSIGEQAWVAMYNHPVVSWNFYRRLDYPALQAPPTAINNAGGKVPVRLQYPGLEATTNGTNYSKAAAAIGGDKLTTKVFWDRN is encoded by the coding sequence ATGAAAAATACAATTATAATAAGTTCTTTAGTATTACTATTGGTAAGCTGTACATCGGATGATGTAAATATGGATCCTCATGCTACCTATAATACGATACCCGAAACGCTGATTACTTATGCGGAAAAGGAATTAAGTGATTATATGACCACACCGAATGTTAATGAAAATAATTTTAGGTTAACCATGCAATATTGGCAGGAAACAACCTATGTGAATGAAAGTAATTACAATTTTACAGCAAGAAATGTCTCCAATAATGTTTGGGGAGATAATTATGTAAATGTTCTCAATAACCTTAATAAAGCAAAAGAACTGATCGAGCAGTATCAACCGGTCCCTTCAGAACTGAATACCTGGCCAGCTAAAAAAAGAAACCAATTAGCAATTATTGATATGCTCTCGGTTTATACATTTCAAACCTTAGCAGATACTTTCGGAGATATTCCCTACAGCCAGGCACTTAATAACAATCAATATCCACTTCCTGTTTATGATAATGATACGGAGATCTATGAAAGCCTTATCAATCGTTTGAAGGTCGATATAAACAATCTCGAGGAAGGACAGGGAACATTCGGACAGGGAGATATCTTATATGGCGGAGATATTGGAAAATGGAAAAGATTTGGAAATTCTCTTCTGCTGAAGCTGGGGATTTCTATTTCCGATGTAAATCCCTCCCTTGCTCAATCTACCATTAATAAAGCTATTTCTGGAGGAGTCATGATCAGTGAATCTCAGAGCTGCATATTCAGGTATCTGGCTGAATCGCCTAACTTTAGTCCTATATTTGAGAATGTTCTTAATAATAACCGGGATGATTTTTTTGGTGGAAAACCATTCGTCGATTTTCTTAATGCGACTTCAGACGCAAGGGTATCCAAATATTTTCAGGACGTAGATGGTATTTATATAGGTCAGGTCATTGGTCTACCCGGAGAGTTCTCCAGCTTTTCTGCTCCCGGAATTTTCGCATATAAACAAGAAACCCCTGGAAATCTCCTTACTTATACTGAAGTTTCTTTCTACCTTGCTGAAGCCGCTGCCAGATTTGGAATTGGTGGAAACCCCGAAGTACTTTATAAAAATGCTGTTCAGGCTTCCTTTCTGGAGTGGGGCTTTACAACGCAGGATGCCCTGGACTACCTTACTGACAATCCTTACAATGCAGCAAACTGGAAAAAATCGATTGGTGAACAGGCTTGGGTTGCCATGTATAATCATCCGGTAGTATCCTGGAATTTTTACCGCCGATTGGACTATCCAGCTTTACAGGCACCACCAACAGCCATTAATAATGCTGGTGGAAAAGTACCTGTAAGATTACAGTATCCGGGACTGGAAGCAACAACCAATGGAACCAACTATTCTAAAGCCGCTGCTGCGATCGGTGGTGATAAACTGACAACAAAAGTATTCTGGGACCGAAATTAA
- a CDS encoding low molecular weight phosphatase family protein — MYPRLLQTIELVQNIEIPEERKEILKPLTAFIQRKLGDKKAINLNFICTHNSRRSHLSQVWAQIASDYFHIPKVACYSGGTEETSIFPKVVETLEEQGLQILKLSDSENSVYSIKYNEESHPIIGFSKRHESLFNPAYGFAAIMTCSQADGGCPFIAGADQRIPITFEDPKVSDNTPEQTRIYHEKSLEIGAEMFHVFSQVIQMD, encoded by the coding sequence ATGTATCCACGACTTTTACAAACTATAGAATTAGTACAAAATATTGAAATCCCAGAGGAAAGAAAAGAAATATTAAAACCACTAACAGCATTTATCCAAAGAAAACTAGGAGATAAAAAAGCAATAAATCTTAATTTTATATGCACTCATAATTCCAGAAGAAGCCATCTATCCCAAGTTTGGGCACAGATAGCCAGTGATTATTTCCATATTCCAAAAGTAGCCTGTTATTCTGGAGGGACTGAAGAAACGTCGATATTTCCTAAAGTTGTAGAAACTCTGGAAGAACAGGGACTTCAAATATTGAAGCTATCAGATAGTGAAAATTCTGTTTATTCAATTAAATATAATGAAGAATCACATCCTATTATTGGCTTTTCCAAAAGACACGAAAGCCTTTTCAATCCTGCTTATGGCTTTGCAGCGATTATGACATGCTCACAGGCTGACGGTGGATGCCCTTTTATTGCTGGTGCCGACCAACGTATTCCCATTACATTTGAAGACCCTAAAGTCTCCGATAATACACCTGAACAGACGAGAATTTATCATGAAAAAAGTTTAGAAATAGGAGCTGAGATGTTTCATGTCTTTTCACAGGTAATACAAATGGATTAA
- a CDS encoding heme-binding domain-containing protein produces the protein MKKGVKILAAIVLLIFIALQLYQPVPNMDKGQVYKTDFMEAHTSIPTDVKAILKTSCYDCHSNHTNYEWYDYIQPTRSFVDNHIKDAKEDLNFNEWTTYSGRKQKRLITSIKKQIETKKMPMSSYTFIHNDAKLSDQQIKLLTDWLAKQE, from the coding sequence ATGAAAAAAGGAGTAAAGATACTGGCAGCAATTGTTCTGCTTATTTTTATTGCTCTACAGCTTTATCAGCCTGTCCCAAATATGGATAAGGGGCAGGTTTATAAAACCGATTTTATGGAAGCACATACTTCTATACCAACTGATGTAAAGGCCATACTGAAGACATCATGCTACGACTGTCACAGTAATCATACAAACTATGAATGGTATGATTATATACAGCCAACCAGAAGTTTTGTAGATAATCACATCAAAGATGCAAAAGAGGATTTGAATTTTAATGAATGGACTACCTATTCCGGTCGGAAGCAGAAAAGATTAATTACTTCAATTAAAAAACAGATTGAAACTAAAAAAATGCCTATGTCTTCCTACACATTTATACATAATGATGCTAAGCTAAGTGATCAACAAATAAAATTATTAACAGATTGGCTGGCAAAGCAGGAATAG
- the arsB gene encoding ACR3 family arsenite efflux transporter — protein sequence MQPKLKFLDRFLTLWIFLAMFLGIVLGYLFPATSNMISSLSIRTTNIPLAIGLIIMMYPPLAKVDYSLLPMVFRDKKVISISLLLNWIIGPVLMFILAVLFLRNEPDYMIGLILIGLARCIAMVLVWNDLAKGNREYAALLVALNSIFQVFSYSFMIWLFINILPEKLGLANFNVSVSIREVTESVLIYLGIPFIAGLLSRYFLTRLKGKEWYQRKFIAKISPFTLYALLFTIVLMFTLKGDKIVELPMDVIKIAVPLIIYFVLMFMMSFFINKLLNIPYDKNVSVAFTATGNNFELAIAVSIAVFGIHSPQAFVGVIGPLIEVPILILLVKISLWLKKYSYKV from the coding sequence ATGCAACCAAAACTAAAATTTCTTGACAGGTTTCTTACTTTGTGGATATTTCTTGCGATGTTTTTAGGAATCGTTTTAGGCTATTTATTTCCTGCCACTTCAAATATGATCAGTTCATTATCAATCAGAACAACGAACATTCCTTTGGCGATCGGTTTGATTATAATGATGTATCCACCATTGGCAAAAGTTGATTACTCATTGCTGCCAATGGTATTTCGGGATAAAAAAGTAATAAGCATTTCGTTATTATTGAATTGGATCATTGGTCCTGTTTTAATGTTTATACTGGCTGTTTTATTTTTGAGAAATGAACCTGATTACATGATAGGCTTGATCCTTATTGGTCTGGCGAGATGTATCGCAATGGTCCTGGTCTGGAATGATCTGGCAAAAGGAAATCGTGAATATGCAGCATTATTAGTCGCATTAAACAGTATATTTCAGGTATTTAGCTACAGTTTTATGATCTGGCTGTTCATCAACATACTTCCTGAAAAATTAGGTCTTGCCAATTTTAATGTCAGTGTGTCTATCCGGGAAGTAACAGAAAGTGTTCTAATTTATTTAGGGATTCCTTTTATTGCCGGTCTTCTAAGCCGTTATTTCCTTACAAGATTAAAAGGAAAAGAATGGTATCAGAGAAAATTCATAGCTAAAATATCTCCATTTACATTATATGCCTTATTATTTACCATTGTACTTATGTTCACCCTTAAAGGAGATAAAATAGTAGAACTCCCTATGGATGTGATAAAAATAGCTGTTCCCCTGATCATCTATTTTGTACTGATGTTCATGATGAGTTTTTTTATCAATAAACTATTGAATATTCCTTATGACAAAAATGTATCCGTCGCATTTACCGCTACAGGAAATAATTTTGAACTGGCAATAGCGGTTTCAATAGCTGTATTTGGGATTCATTCTCCACAGGCATTTGTTGGAGTGATTGGACCATTAATTGAAGTTCCTATTTTAATATTATTAGTTAAGATAAGTTTATGGCTAAAGAAATATAGCTATAAAGTATAA
- a CDS encoding sensor histidine kinase: MKSTTKSKLYIHLLFWIFYYILEAYLDFYWSRYQFPDFKWQIRLQNTMILELIYFLVKIPLAYSLLYVYEKVDINKFSKYFLSIIIVIIAVLAHRFFTHYVIYPYIYGVTETLDGKQPSGFINGLVAFNSFMDLIFMVGLVFGIEITRQKNLLKDQISMLKAEKLDQELTMLKAQINPHFLFNTLNNIYGMALKKADETPDVILQLSKVMRYNIYEAAEKNISIEKDIENIKDFIQIQKIRHRHLSVDFSEAIDNPSQEISPLILIQFVENAFKHGVSESLGNSFIHIDIQLKNRILYYSIENSKEERSGENSTKIGLKNIHRQLELLYPKHTLQVEDKSDRYIVKLMIDFNDTLSI, translated from the coding sequence TTGAAGTCTACCACAAAATCAAAACTATATATTCATTTACTCTTTTGGATATTCTATTATATTCTGGAAGCGTATCTTGATTTTTATTGGTCCAGATATCAATTCCCTGATTTCAAATGGCAGATAAGGCTTCAAAATACAATGATCCTTGAACTGATCTATTTTCTGGTTAAAATTCCTCTTGCCTATTCTTTACTTTATGTTTATGAAAAGGTTGATATCAATAAATTTTCCAAATACTTCCTGTCAATCATTATAGTAATCATTGCGGTATTAGCCCACCGCTTTTTTACACACTATGTAATTTATCCTTATATCTATGGGGTGACAGAAACTCTGGATGGTAAACAGCCTTCTGGCTTCATCAATGGTCTCGTCGCCTTTAATTCATTTATGGATCTTATTTTTATGGTAGGTCTGGTATTTGGTATTGAAATTACACGGCAGAAAAATCTTCTTAAAGATCAGATATCTATGCTTAAAGCAGAGAAGCTTGATCAGGAACTAACCATGCTTAAAGCACAGATCAATCCACATTTTCTTTTTAATACACTCAATAATATCTATGGAATGGCACTTAAAAAAGCTGATGAAACGCCGGATGTAATTCTACAGCTTTCAAAAGTAATGCGTTACAATATTTATGAGGCCGCTGAAAAGAACATCTCTATTGAAAAGGATATTGAAAATATAAAAGACTTTATACAAATCCAGAAAATCCGACACCGTCACCTTTCTGTGGATTTTAGTGAAGCTATTGATAATCCTTCTCAGGAAATCTCACCACTGATATTGATCCAGTTTGTTGAAAATGCCTTTAAACATGGCGTTTCGGAAAGTCTCGGAAATTCATTCATCCATATTGACATTCAGCTGAAAAACAGAATTCTTTATTATTCTATTGAAAATTCCAAAGAAGAAAGATCAGGTGAAAATTCAACCAAAATAGGATTGAAAAATATTCACAGGCAGCTTGAATTACTCTATCCAAAACACACCCTTCAAGTTGAGGACAAAAGTGACCGTTATATTGTAAAACTAATGATTGATTTCAATGACACACTCAGCATCTAA